The nucleotide sequence CACGTAACAGCAAGTCATTGAAACAGTCGTACTTTCGCAAGATTTTTCGGCCCTGGTCGATCCAGGTACCAGCGGGTCCTTACGCGTGCCTGGAGTCGGACATACAAAGGAGATACTTCGCCATGAATGACGCCAAACTTTTGAGTGATGTCCAGAATTCGGGCCTGCTCTCGAATATCCTGAAGTTCCAGTTCAATGACGTCTTCGAATTGACGGCAGACTCCACAAAAGGCAATGAAGCCGACGGTGTCAGCGCCTACACCGCGACGGCGACGCTGAACCAGAACGGTCTGGAGGCCTGGAACGTGACTTTCACGCTGTCGTCCACCAGCTCGGGATTGTTCGTCAAGCAAAAGGGCCAGGCCTACGGCGGCAGCGATGGCACGGATCGCACCACGCTCATCGCGCCCTTGAACAGCAACAAGGCCGTGGCCCAGTTGGTGGACACGGATAAGGATGGCGAAGACGTCAAGGTATGGGCCAAGATCGAGAATTCGGAAGTTCATGGCGGAGTGCTGGTCTCCGATCCCACATACGAGACATTCACCTTCGATGCCTTGCCGAAGAATCTGGCGCTGGACCTGCGCAATGACAATCCCGGGGTACAGACGGTGGCCGACGGCGTCAATGTCTCCAGCGCCACCGCGACCCTGGTCAATGGCACCTCCGGCAAAAACTATGGATGGTCCGTCACCTTTGCCTTGCCCAAGGACAAATCGGCGAAGTTCGTCGCGCAGGCCGGCCAGTCGTATGGAGGCGCCGACAGTACCGATCGCACGATACTGATCGCGCCATTGGCCAGTAATAGCGCAACTGCCCAAATCGTCGACGAAAACCCCAAAGGGGAAACCGTCACGCTGAACGCCGCCGTCGACAACGCGGTAGTAGATCTCTCTGCGCCCGCGGTGAATTTTCCCTTCAGCGCGGTGACCGGCCTTTATTTGACACTGGAGGGCGACACTGGCGCCACCGTGGCGGCCGACGGCCAAAGCGCCCATTCCGCCACGGCCACGCTCGGCGGGACTAATATGTACTATCCGCTGAATGTGACCTTCACCCTCCCAGCGAACAAATCGGCGACCTTCCTGTTGCAGCAGAACCAGCGCTACGGCGATAACGGCACAAATAAACAAGTCATGATCGCTCCGCTGGCGCAGAACGTCGCAACGGCGAAATTCGTCGATCCCAAAGGAGAGACGGTGGCGCTACAGGCGGTGGTCGATTACGACGAAAACCAGACGATCGTGTCCAGCCCAAAGTCTCTGAGCTTCCAGTTCACCACGCAAGGCGGGGGCTCTTTCGATAACCCGAAGTATTTCAAAAGCGACGCGAACGCCCGAGAGAATGATATCTACCAATTGATCGATGGCGACTTTCCCGGAACCGGGTACATCGAAGGGGCATACTATATCTGCGTAAACCCCAATGGCTTGTCCAATGCCGCGAGCTATCCGCCGCCCGCCCTGGGCGAGCCCGACAATGAGAACTGGGCGCACGCATGGAAATCGTTCCAGAATGGTGTACTTGACACGCTCGGCGCAGGCGCCAATCCCGCACTCTTTGGCAATGGCAACCACTGCCTCGGCGTCGTCCTGTATTTCGATCCCGGCACGGGCGAGGGCGGAAACCATATATCGCCGGACTGGACGCTACAGCCCGGCAAGTACTTCAAAAGCTACATGGAAACGCTGGGCTTTGTAATGAGATCCCAGGTTAAAACAAAAGAGTCCGAAGCCCCGCCCAACGGATTTTCGATCGCCTTGATCGACGATCATGGCGTGCCGTACGATGAAACGCAGTCCCTGCTGAAGCCTACCCCTTACACCGCGGTAATCAATGGATCGAGATTCGCCGACACGGAAGACACAAGCGGCACGGCGGCTGACGACAGCATTGAATGGTGCGCCAAACGCTATTACACATCCAAGATCAAAGAAACGACCAAGATAGGCCTCCAGAGCAGCCTTCCCGACGGTACCGAGGCGCGATTTGGCACGACCGCGAACAGCAACACCACACCCATTCAAGTAACGGTATACACGTCGACGAAATACAACGCCGTTCCTGCCACCGGCGGGCTGGGGGTCGATCCGAAGCATATGGACCGGGGGGTGGCTCCTCCAGCCGATGATAATGACTATTGGAAAACACATCCCAGCATGGATCCGTGGCCAGCCGACTTCTATTGGCGCCAAGATAATTACCGCGTCGCCATCCGCAATAATGACGACGCATCCATTAACAATCAAGCGAGCGATAAGGAAATATTTGACATCACGATTGACGGGATGCCTCTAGACATCGACGGCAACACAGGTCCCAGCAGCTATATATATTGCGAGAGCTCCAATAACTGCTACACCACTGACGCATATATTTGCTGGACCGGTACTTCGGATTTGACAGCAAGATTTTATATGGATAATCCAGTCTCGCTCGAGACGGGTAATTTCGACGGTTCCATCACCCTTGTACTGGTGACCTATGTGCGCCTTTTCAATCCGTTCGGGCTTTGGCCAAGCAGCCCCGGACTAGTCAGTCTGCACGATCAATATGGCAATGAGGGGAGTTTCTACCTGAATTGCAATATCCCGCCGACATATTACCCGAAAGACTATGGCTCCCAAGATATCGACGGCTATCCGAAAAACAGCAGTATCGCGGTAGTTTCAAACACAGAAGGGCGTGTTCTCTCTAAGTTCGATGACGTGATTGTTAGCACTCAAGCGACGCCAACGGTGGTGGAGCCCGAGAACGTAGCGCTCTATTCCCCTAGTTATCAGAAGTGGGCGGGCCTAAGTCCCGATACCTTTCCGAAAGATCTATTGCGTTGGGTCAATCTTGCATCTCCGGGCGGCACAGGGGGCGTGTCTACTTGGCGCTTCATGGGTGTGGCCACGGAAGTTCCTAATGGCATATATACGTTCTATAACTCGGGATACGGAGGCTATTCTTGGGGCGTGAAATCCGAGTACTCCCTACCACCAAATGTTTTCGCTCAGCCCGGCTATGTTGCTTTGTGCACTGTGCGCCCAGTATGGGATCAGAATGGTTTCCTTTTATTTAACGAGTCCGGCTACACCCACCCGGAAACGATAAGCGATACGACTTATGATCGTTTCGCGCCATTCGTGTCCCAACTCAACAAAGATTTCGTTTGGCGATTCACGAACGGGCGATCTCCCTATTGATGGAAACACGTACGCGGCCTTTCCTTGGACAGATCAGGCGTCTACTATAGTCTCCGGGCTCAGATCGTCGCACGAGCTTTCCCTAGCCTCCTATTGCGCCAGCTACACAGCAAGCCATGCCTGAAAAGAGAAAGCACACCAAGAGCAATGCATCAGCCGCGCGCCGGTAAGCCTTCGCCGTCCCGATACTCCAGCAAATCCCCCGGCTGGCACTGCAGCGCGCGGCATATCGCTTCCAGCGTGTCGAAGCGCACGCCCCTTACCTTGCCGGACTTCAGCAGGGAAAGATTCTGCTCGGTGATCCCGACGATCGCCGCCAGGTCTTTCGATTTCATCTTGCGCATGCTCAGCATGACGTCGAGCCTGACGACGATGGGCATTCGGGCTCCTGTCG is from Bordetella bronchialis and encodes:
- a CDS encoding helix-turn-helix domain-containing protein, which encodes MPIVVRLDVMLSMRKMKSKDLAAIVGITEQNLSLLKSGKVRGVRFDTLEAICRALQCQPGDLLEYRDGEGLPARG